A portion of the Sulfurospirillum diekertiae genome contains these proteins:
- a CDS encoding RMD1 family protein, with amino-acid sequence MSSSFSLVSISLPTPFAKHEIETLLDCSLKKGIEKAFYWQYRETFLVYTQFNVLTFINWEKESIYKALMKLGLKHADTFEQHTIFQDYPILIEPDLDVTCKVSNEQIILKEPLSLYLIIIALVVSQSVGLEKYEQDLNVHFDKSQQLLDLTQSYALLKRSKLIEFARTLMNIQHGMVSDLLLLDKPNILWDNEEAEKLYNRLSSTLELKDRFEIVEHKLTHLKEDISMSLDLFNQKHSEFLEWIIIGLIGFEIVMGLIEFFKH; translated from the coding sequence ATGTCTTCGTCATTCTCTTTGGTATCCATATCACTTCCCACCCCTTTTGCTAAACATGAGATAGAAACACTGCTGGATTGCTCATTAAAAAAAGGAATCGAAAAAGCCTTTTACTGGCAATACCGCGAAACATTCTTAGTCTATACCCAATTCAATGTCCTCACCTTTATCAACTGGGAGAAAGAGTCCATCTATAAAGCACTTATGAAACTGGGGTTAAAGCATGCAGACACATTTGAACAGCACACTATTTTCCAAGATTATCCCATTCTCATAGAACCCGATTTAGACGTTACATGTAAAGTGAGTAACGAGCAGATTATCCTGAAAGAACCCCTCTCGCTTTATCTCATTATCATTGCGCTTGTTGTCTCACAAAGTGTCGGGCTGGAAAAGTATGAGCAAGACCTCAACGTCCATTTTGATAAGAGCCAACAACTGCTTGACCTCACCCAAAGCTACGCACTGCTCAAACGTTCCAAACTCATCGAATTTGCACGAACATTAATGAATATTCAACATGGTATGGTAAGCGATCTTTTGTTGTTGGATAAGCCCAATATTTTATGGGATAACGAAGAAGCAGAAAAACTTTACAACAGGCTTTCATCAACACTTGAACTCAAAGATCGTTTTGAGATTGTAGAGCATAAACTTACACATCTTAAAGAGGACATTAGCATGTCACTCGATCTTTTCAACCAAAAACACAGTGAATTTTTAGAGTGGATTATTATAGGACTGATCGGTTTTGAAATCGTAATGGGACTGATCGAATTTTTTAAACATTAG
- a CDS encoding DUF2798 domain-containing protein — translation MIPKKYEFITFAFFMSLFMTILMSFVITFINVGFSEMFFAQWFGAFWRAYVIAFPAVLTVVPIVRKIVKRLVAEF, via the coding sequence TTGATTCCTAAAAAATATGAGTTTATAACCTTCGCTTTTTTTATGTCGTTGTTTATGACCATTTTAATGTCGTTTGTCATCACGTTCATCAATGTTGGTTTTAGTGAAATGTTTTTTGCCCAATGGTTTGGAGCGTTTTGGCGAGCTTATGTTATCGCCTTTCCTGCGGTTTTAACCGTTGTGCCTATTGTGCGAAAGATCGTTAAAAGATTGGTAGCTGAATTCTAA
- a CDS encoding mechanosensitive ion channel family protein, which yields MDKELQTLQKFYTIAIEFLTNYSFQLIGALIIVIIGWFTAKYAYALLMRLFESHHFDMTLSKFVANVVKMLIFAAMIIIALGKVGISIAPFVAAIGAVSLTAGLALQGSVSNYAAGVLLIISRPFKVGDTLSIGSFYGVVEEIKLSYTILRNEDEELITIPNKKMIGDVLVNSFEFRIVESSIGVAYEEDPAKAIALIKEVLSGFKEVSNTHKSVVGITKFADSSIELGLRYWVPTKSYFKTQFEVNLALYNTLHVNNISIPYPQREVRILGEKV from the coding sequence ATGGACAAAGAACTGCAAACCCTTCAGAAGTTTTACACTATCGCTATTGAGTTTCTAACCAACTACAGCTTTCAACTGATTGGGGCGCTGATCATCGTCATCATCGGATGGTTTACCGCAAAGTATGCCTATGCTCTTTTGATGCGTCTTTTTGAAAGCCATCATTTTGACATGACGCTCTCGAAGTTTGTTGCGAACGTGGTTAAAATGCTGATTTTCGCTGCAATGATCATTATAGCACTTGGAAAAGTGGGCATTTCTATTGCACCTTTTGTCGCGGCTATTGGCGCTGTTTCCTTAACCGCTGGCTTAGCACTTCAAGGGAGCGTTTCGAACTATGCCGCAGGGGTGCTTCTCATCATCAGCCGCCCATTTAAAGTGGGTGATACCCTTTCCATCGGTAGTTTTTACGGTGTGGTGGAAGAGATCAAACTCTCCTATACCATCCTTCGCAATGAAGATGAAGAGCTCATCACCATTCCCAATAAAAAGATGATCGGTGATGTGTTGGTCAACTCCTTTGAGTTCCGAATTGTGGAGTCAAGTATTGGCGTGGCGTATGAGGAAGATCCCGCTAAAGCAATTGCATTGATCAAAGAGGTCTTATCGGGCTTTAAAGAGGTCAGCAATACGCATAAATCTGTGGTGGGTATTACAAAGTTTGCAGACAGCTCCATTGAACTGGGACTTCGCTATTGGGTTCCGACCAAGAGCTATTTTAAGACACAATTTGAGGTCAATCTTGCCCTCTATAACACTTTACATGTAAACAACATCAGTATTCCTTATCCGCAACGCGAAGTGCGTATTTTAGGAGAAAAAGTTTGA
- a CDS encoding FIST N-terminal domain-containing protein, whose amino-acid sequence MKVSNFTFEDFSSLKNRIEYEAFENEPSLLVQFFDGRNDEQLFSDLSSTLSALLPHATIIGVTTAGEILDGKMLENTVTLSFCAFTHTKLIPLYTHHCNFNGGISVVQHLSHTVKAAIFFSEGLQGKPEEFLSGVNFIRKDLTIAGGAAADYGRFARTLIALNGTVYAHGVVGVAFENASLKILNHWKLNWNPIGKPMVVTKVLNNTIFELDKNAYFRSCSPLFWR is encoded by the coding sequence ATGAAAGTTTCAAATTTCACGTTTGAGGATTTTTCATCGCTGAAAAATCGTATTGAATACGAGGCTTTTGAAAACGAACCATCTCTTTTAGTGCAATTTTTTGATGGTCGCAATGACGAACAGCTTTTTAGCGATCTTTCATCCACGCTTTCGGCATTGCTTCCCCATGCAACAATCATAGGTGTGACCACAGCAGGAGAAATCCTCGATGGGAAAATGCTTGAGAACACCGTCACGCTCTCTTTTTGTGCCTTCACGCATACCAAACTTATTCCTCTTTATACGCATCATTGTAATTTTAACGGTGGAATTTCTGTCGTTCAACATCTAAGTCACACTGTGAAAGCAGCCATCTTTTTCAGTGAAGGATTGCAAGGTAAACCTGAAGAATTTTTAAGTGGTGTTAACTTTATACGTAAAGATTTAACCATTGCAGGTGGTGCGGCAGCGGATTATGGGAGGTTCGCTAGAACGTTAATTGCTTTAAATGGTACTGTGTACGCTCATGGCGTTGTCGGCGTGGCATTTGAAAATGCGTCTTTAAAAATTCTCAATCATTGGAAGCTTAACTGGAATCCTATCGGCAAACCGATGGTCGTTACAAAAGTGCTCAATAATACGATCTTTGAGCTTGATAAAAACGCCTATTTTCGAAGTTGTTCGCCACTATTTTGGAGATGA
- a CDS encoding EAL domain-containing protein, whose protein sequence is MIKTPIFEVVRHYFGDDVVAHLPSSIVKFPLIKTEKGVYIARAPVAVTENALVFGGNFNTGDRVRFGIANVDEIVENNDARLLLKPEVVWIYSCMGRKAFAGEILESEFLTYNILGTTCGFFSYGEFFKTSRSSQMMNLTTTVLALSEQEELETLPQPSRKQLDEKHENIAVMSRLTNAVVDELEHTIKTLDAYKLALDANSIVSKTNTQGIITYVNDLFVKISGYSREELIGKSHNIIRHPDVPNGTFKDMWTTIKKGHVWKGLIINKAKSGEPYYVDTTIIPLFDENKQIVEYISTRNDLTKIIKQQKQILKQTTDALTNLPNRVKLFEDIAVSQNPIIALINIDGFGEINRFYGFESGNTLLREFSALFLEMLNLTPYSLYKLEADNFVIFGDGEDNELFCTTMEKFINQVHTHQFLADMQGITTRISVGIAVEKEQILSHAEEALKQARLRNMDWMLSDKKEEAIHLQNFQMLHTLKSALEHDRIVPYYQALVHLKSHKITKYESLMRLIDENGKVYTPYFFLEVAKKSKYYLALTRIMIEKTLLDFTHREENVAINLSVEDIEDAETVLFIKNAIKNFVEPSRITFELTETEAIKDYLTIISFIASVKELGVKIAIDDFGSGYSNFAYLAQFNANILKIDGTIIQKITTDSSAYQIAAAINDFAKRLGLQTVAEFVFDEATNDVVKDLNIDFAQGYFHAEPLPIEKLP, encoded by the coding sequence TTGATAAAAACGCCTATTTTCGAAGTTGTTCGCCACTATTTTGGAGATGATGTTGTTGCCCATCTTCCTTCCAGTATCGTCAAATTTCCGCTCATTAAAACCGAAAAAGGTGTTTATATTGCCAGAGCACCTGTTGCTGTTACGGAAAATGCCTTAGTGTTTGGAGGCAATTTTAATACAGGCGATCGTGTTCGTTTTGGTATTGCCAATGTTGATGAAATCGTGGAAAATAATGATGCAAGGCTTCTTCTTAAACCTGAAGTTGTCTGGATCTATTCGTGCATGGGGCGTAAAGCATTTGCCGGTGAAATTCTTGAAAGTGAATTCCTAACCTACAACATCTTAGGCACAACCTGCGGCTTTTTTAGTTATGGTGAATTTTTCAAAACATCTCGTTCCTCTCAGATGATGAATCTCACCACCACGGTTTTGGCATTGAGTGAACAAGAAGAGCTCGAAACATTACCCCAGCCGAGTAGAAAACAGTTGGATGAAAAACACGAGAACATTGCAGTCATGTCTAGACTAACAAATGCTGTCGTGGATGAGCTTGAACATACGATTAAAACACTTGATGCTTATAAACTAGCCCTTGATGCAAACTCTATTGTCTCTAAAACAAACACACAAGGCATTATCACCTATGTCAATGACCTTTTTGTCAAAATTTCAGGCTACTCCAGAGAGGAGCTTATTGGTAAGTCGCACAATATCATTCGCCATCCCGATGTCCCGAATGGTACTTTTAAAGATATGTGGACGACCATCAAAAAGGGTCACGTATGGAAAGGTCTCATCATCAATAAAGCCAAATCAGGAGAGCCTTACTATGTCGATACGACCATCATTCCACTTTTTGATGAGAACAAACAAATCGTCGAGTACATCTCCACACGCAATGACCTCACCAAGATCATCAAGCAACAAAAACAAATTTTAAAACAGACCACCGATGCGTTAACCAACCTGCCCAATCGTGTGAAGCTTTTTGAAGATATTGCCGTATCTCAAAATCCGATTATTGCACTGATCAACATTGATGGCTTTGGTGAAATTAACCGCTTCTACGGGTTTGAAAGTGGCAATACACTCCTTCGAGAGTTTTCCGCTCTTTTTCTTGAGATGTTAAACCTCACACCCTACTCGCTTTATAAACTTGAAGCAGACAACTTTGTCATTTTTGGGGATGGAGAAGATAATGAGCTATTTTGCACTACCATGGAAAAATTCATCAACCAAGTCCATACCCATCAATTTTTAGCAGATATGCAAGGAATTACCACACGCATTAGTGTAGGAATTGCGGTTGAGAAAGAACAAATTCTCTCCCATGCGGAAGAAGCCCTCAAACAAGCACGTCTACGCAATATGGACTGGATGCTCTCCGATAAAAAGGAAGAAGCCATACACCTGCAAAACTTTCAAATGCTCCATACGCTCAAAAGTGCTCTTGAACATGACAGAATTGTCCCCTACTACCAAGCGCTTGTTCATCTCAAAAGCCACAAAATAACTAAATATGAAAGCTTAATGCGCCTGATTGATGAAAATGGAAAAGTCTATACGCCCTACTTCTTTTTGGAAGTTGCAAAAAAATCGAAGTATTACTTAGCGCTCACACGCATTATGATTGAAAAAACACTTTTGGATTTTACCCATCGAGAAGAGAACGTGGCAATCAACCTATCGGTGGAAGACATCGAAGATGCAGAAACCGTTTTATTCATCAAAAATGCGATTAAAAACTTTGTAGAGCCTTCACGCATCACTTTTGAATTGACTGAAACTGAAGCCATCAAAGACTATCTCACCATCATCTCTTTTATCGCATCGGTCAAAGAGTTGGGTGTTAAAATCGCCATTGATGATTTTGGAAGTGGCTACTCAAACTTTGCCTATCTCGCGCAATTTAATGCCAATATTTTAAAAATAGATGGTACCATCATCCAAAAAATAACAACCGATTCTAGTGCATATCAAATTGCTGCGGCGATTAATGACTTTGCAAAACGGTTGGGTTTGCAAACCGTTGCAGAGTTTGTCTTTGATGAAGCAACCAACGATGTTGTTAAAGATCTCAACATTGACTTTGCACAAGGCTACTTTCACGCAGAGCCCTTGCCGATCGAAAAACTACCATAA
- a CDS encoding cupin domain-containing protein produces the protein MKKLLFLFVLLSSSVFAAGNVESVTLVKSTQSWDGSSLPAYPKEAPEISVLKITIPAHTTLPLHKHPIINAGYMVKGALKVVTDENKTLQLKAGDALIEVVDRWHYGVNEGDEVVEIVVFYAGTKESVYSIKK, from the coding sequence ATGAAAAAATTACTCTTCCTTTTTGTTCTTCTTTCAAGCTCTGTTTTTGCTGCTGGAAATGTAGAGTCTGTGACGCTTGTGAAGTCTACTCAGAGTTGGGATGGATCAAGCCTTCCTGCGTACCCAAAGGAGGCACCGGAGATTTCGGTTTTGAAGATCACCATTCCTGCTCACACGACGCTTCCGCTTCACAAGCATCCTATCATTAATGCGGGGTATATGGTCAAAGGCGCGCTTAAAGTGGTGACCGATGAGAACAAAACGTTACAGCTTAAAGCGGGTGATGCGCTGATCGAAGTGGTGGATAGATGGCATTATGGCGTCAATGAGGGCGATGAAGTGGTGGAAATTGTTGTTTTTTATGCAGGGACAAAAGAGAGCGTGTATTCCATCAAAAAATAG
- a CDS encoding SRPBCC family protein: MNLYTLHYSCTLDASVEDVCAFHTDTHNLPLITPPSIKVNIVKMENDSVILDIKKFGITTRWEMALEKNCPHSIVDVMIKGPFASFRHERRFIAEDENRTRMEETITLAPPIPFLGRLFFWFVKRDMDAMFAYRHTMTQAHFHFENQAKHL, from the coding sequence ATGAACCTCTACACCCTACACTACTCCTGTACTCTTGATGCAAGCGTTGAAGACGTATGTGCTTTTCATACCGACACGCATAATCTTCCTCTCATTACGCCACCGTCGATTAAGGTGAACATCGTGAAGATGGAGAACGACAGCGTCATTTTGGACATTAAAAAGTTTGGCATCACGACACGTTGGGAGATGGCGCTTGAGAAAAACTGCCCTCACAGCATTGTTGATGTGATGATCAAAGGGCCTTTTGCTTCGTTTCGGCATGAAAGACGCTTTATAGCAGAAGATGAAAATCGCACGCGCATGGAAGAGACCATCACACTAGCGCCACCAATTCCTTTTTTGGGAAGGCTCTTTTTCTGGTTTGTAAAAAGAGACATGGATGCTATGTTTGCGTACCGACACACGATGACACAAGCGCATTTTCACTTTGAAAATCAAGCAAAACACCTCTAA
- a CDS encoding tetratricopeptide repeat protein — MQKLLCIMAILVSSSLFALDFARESELQNECDHNNPTACLQLGAMYHIGDGVQQSFSKAKELYNQTCSMGMGSGCSNLGYMYESGQIGQNYAKAAELYEKGCVLGDASSCASLAVLYENGTGVSEDLQQAVNYYDRACSAGLASSCAHLALLYEQGGNYVYAAMYHQNGCDAGDAQECSALARMYYEGGSVSQDAQKAQELFKKACDLGDEIGCKNYEIIKNNTGFVEE; from the coding sequence ATGCAAAAACTCTTATGTATTATGGCAATACTGGTTTCATCTTCACTGTTTGCATTGGATTTTGCCCGTGAAAGCGAACTACAAAACGAGTGCGATCATAACAATCCCACGGCATGTTTACAATTAGGCGCGATGTACCACATCGGTGATGGCGTCCAACAGAGCTTTAGTAAGGCCAAAGAACTTTATAACCAAACCTGTTCTATGGGCATGGGAAGTGGCTGTTCTAATTTAGGTTACATGTATGAAAGTGGTCAAATAGGACAAAATTATGCCAAGGCAGCTGAACTGTATGAAAAAGGGTGTGTACTTGGTGATGCGAGCAGTTGTGCGAGTCTCGCGGTTTTGTATGAAAATGGTACAGGTGTGAGTGAAGACTTGCAACAAGCCGTTAATTATTATGATCGTGCGTGCAGTGCGGGCTTGGCAAGCAGTTGTGCGCATCTTGCATTACTGTACGAGCAAGGTGGAAACTATGTTTATGCTGCCATGTACCATCAAAATGGATGTGATGCCGGCGATGCGCAAGAGTGTTCCGCGCTTGCTCGTATGTACTATGAGGGAGGCAGCGTGAGCCAAGATGCGCAAAAGGCGCAAGAGCTGTTCAAAAAAGCATGTGATTTGGGTGATGAAATAGGCTGTAAAAACTATGAGATTATTAAAAATAACACAGGATTTGTGGAAGAGTGA
- a CDS encoding AraC family transcriptional regulator — protein MNETKTILICYEQAPFLQIRQTLQSERAYEAHAHAALSIGFMLEGKTCFQTPEGEFLLEHGALAIIPPHIQHACNPIAQTRRSYIMVYLDANFCTRIQAKQFQETTTLLPLTTPLVFHKALFEEFERIITALIKGFSPLHVKALEAWVESFFWLYTKQGVSQYKDNTLQDMAHFLESRLDETPSLFELSKRFGLNPYVLTRHFKQTYGCTPKHYAMDVRIEHAKQLLHDGTPLALCAQYCGFVDQSHFHRFFKRRTALTPKEYQANFTQS, from the coding sequence ATGAACGAGACTAAAACAATTTTGATTTGCTACGAGCAAGCACCTTTTTTACAGATTCGCCAAACACTGCAGAGTGAGCGCGCTTATGAGGCACATGCACACGCAGCACTCTCCATAGGATTTATGCTCGAAGGCAAAACGTGCTTTCAGACACCTGAGGGAGAGTTTTTGCTCGAACATGGCGCCCTTGCCATCATTCCACCTCACATCCAACATGCCTGCAATCCTATTGCGCAAACGAGACGAAGTTACATTATGGTCTATTTAGATGCGAACTTTTGTACGCGCATTCAAGCCAAACAGTTTCAAGAAACCACAACGCTGTTGCCACTGACTACACCGTTGGTATTTCATAAGGCTTTATTTGAGGAGTTTGAGCGCATTATTACAGCGCTCATAAAAGGTTTTTCACCTTTACATGTAAAGGCATTGGAAGCATGGGTGGAGAGCTTTTTTTGGCTCTATACGAAACAAGGAGTGAGTCAATACAAAGACAATACCCTTCAAGATATGGCACACTTTTTAGAAAGTCGGCTGGATGAAACACCCAGTCTCTTTGAGCTTTCCAAACGTTTTGGACTCAACCCCTATGTTCTCACACGCCACTTTAAACAAACCTACGGTTGTACGCCCAAACACTATGCCATGGATGTGCGCATCGAGCATGCGAAGCAGTTACTTCACGATGGCACTCCGCTTGCCCTGTGCGCGCAATACTGTGGCTTTGTCGACCAAAGCCACTTCCACCGCTTTTTTAAACGCCGTACCGCTCTCACCCCCAAAGAGTACCAAGCTAATTTTACACAATCCTAA